A single window of Magnetococcus marinus MC-1 DNA harbors:
- a CDS encoding dTDP-4-dehydrorhamnose 3,5-epimerase family protein codes for MSQHATPIAGLLLTNGAVAAPGAPQSLFETTPFIQSDTQLQLWREPQARTLRGLRVQQAPAAQTLLLTPLTGMVWIMVLDLRRNSHSFCHWYGVEMQASAAQSLCIPPGCAHGFLTLAADTLLLSMASVKDEPLLQRGIRWDDAQFGMAWPYPPEQLSDLDGGLPDFPLAHL; via the coding sequence ATGTCGCAACACGCCACCCCCATTGCAGGTTTGCTTTTAACCAATGGTGCTGTCGCAGCCCCAGGGGCACCCCAGTCCCTATTTGAAACCACCCCCTTTATCCAGAGCGATACCCAACTGCAACTGTGGCGGGAGCCCCAAGCCCGCACTTTACGGGGTCTACGGGTACAACAAGCCCCGGCGGCGCAAACCTTGCTGTTGACACCGCTGACGGGCATGGTATGGATCATGGTGCTGGATTTACGCCGCAACAGTCACAGCTTTTGCCACTGGTATGGGGTCGAGATGCAGGCGAGCGCGGCTCAGAGCCTCTGCATTCCCCCAGGCTGCGCCCATGGTTTTTTAACCTTGGCTGCCGATACACTGTTGCTTAGCATGGCCTCGGTTAAAGATGAACCCCTGTTACAACGGGGCATCCGCTGGGATGATGCCCAATTTGGCATGGCTTGGCCCTATCCCCCCGAGCAGCTCTCTGACCTTGATGGCGGCTTACCTGACTTTCCCTTGGCGCATCTCTAA
- the ubiE gene encoding bifunctional demethylmenaquinone methyltransferase/2-methoxy-6-polyprenyl-1,4-benzoquinol methylase UbiE has product MRDTTTHFGFTNVPTSEKVKKVRDVFDSVAPKYDLMNDLMSMGVHRLWKRHAISKLNLQPGDHALDLAGGTGDLALLMQKRMTRSGRVTICDINYSMLDQGRHRLTDEGWLCGMEWVQANAEELPYPSNCFDVVTIGFGIRNVTNIPQALSEMFRVLKPGGKLMVLEFSKIAIPALRPLYDLYSFKLLPEIGHIVTKDRDSYQYLVESIRMFPDQESFKAMIEAAGFFNVRYENLSAGISAIHLGYKV; this is encoded by the coding sequence ATGCGCGATACCACCACACATTTTGGATTTACCAACGTCCCTACCAGCGAGAAGGTTAAAAAGGTACGGGATGTTTTTGACTCCGTGGCCCCCAAATATGATCTGATGAACGACCTGATGAGCATGGGCGTGCATCGGCTCTGGAAGCGCCACGCCATTAGCAAACTCAACCTGCAACCCGGTGACCACGCCCTGGATCTGGCTGGTGGCACCGGTGATCTGGCGCTGCTCATGCAAAAGCGCATGACGCGCAGCGGTCGGGTTACCATTTGCGACATCAACTACAGCATGCTAGACCAAGGCCGCCACCGCCTAACCGACGAGGGCTGGCTGTGTGGTATGGAGTGGGTGCAGGCCAATGCCGAAGAGCTGCCCTATCCCAGCAACTGTTTTGATGTGGTTACCATCGGTTTTGGTATCCGCAATGTGACCAACATTCCCCAAGCCTTGAGTGAGATGTTTCGGGTGCTCAAACCCGGCGGTAAATTGATGGTGTTGGAGTTCTCTAAGATCGCCATTCCGGCGCTGCGCCCTCTGTACGACCTCTACTCGTTTAAGTTACTACCGGAGATTGGCCACATTGTGACCAAGGATCGGGATTCCTACCAATATCTGGTGGAATCCATCCGCATGTTCCCCGATCAGGAGAGTTTTAAGGCGATGATTGAAGCCGCTGGTTTCTTTAACGTCCGCTATGAAAATCTCTCGGCAGGGATCTCCGCCATTCACCTGGGTTACAAGGTGTAA